A window of the Bradyrhizobium diazoefficiens genome harbors these coding sequences:
- the pheS gene encoding phenylalanine--tRNA ligase subunit alpha produces MSDLATLETSILDQIAAAGDEAALEAVRVAALGKKGSISALLATLGKMSPDERKSQGAAINQAKDKVAEALAARRDLLKSAALDARLASETIDVTLPLRDAQAEAGRIHPLSQVWDELTTIFADMGFSVAEGPDIETDDYNFTKLNFPEGHPAREMHDTFFFHPKEDGSRMLLRTHTSPVQVRTMLSQKPPIRVICPGRTYRIDSDATHTPQFHQVEGLVIDKHSHLGHLKWILHEFCKAFFEVDHINMRFRPSFFPFTEPSLEVDLQCRRDKNEIRFGEGEDWMEILGCGMVHPNVLRACGIDPDEYQGFAWGMGIDRIAMLKYGIADLRQLFDSDVRWLNHYGFKPLEVPTLAGGLSS; encoded by the coding sequence GTGTCCGACCTCGCAACGCTCGAAACATCGATCCTCGACCAGATCGCCGCCGCCGGCGATGAAGCCGCGCTCGAAGCGGTGCGCGTCGCGGCCCTCGGCAAGAAGGGCTCGATCTCGGCGCTGCTTGCCACGCTCGGCAAGATGTCGCCCGACGAGCGCAAGTCGCAAGGCGCGGCGATCAACCAGGCCAAGGACAAGGTCGCCGAGGCGCTCGCCGCACGTCGCGATCTGCTGAAGTCCGCAGCGCTCGATGCGCGGCTGGCGTCCGAGACCATCGACGTCACCTTGCCGCTGCGCGATGCGCAGGCGGAGGCCGGCCGTATCCATCCGCTGAGCCAGGTGTGGGACGAGCTGACCACGATCTTCGCCGACATGGGATTCTCGGTCGCCGAAGGCCCCGACATCGAGACCGACGACTACAACTTCACCAAGCTCAACTTCCCGGAAGGCCATCCGGCGCGCGAGATGCACGACACGTTCTTCTTCCATCCGAAGGAGGACGGCTCGCGCATGCTGCTGCGAACCCACACCTCGCCGGTGCAGGTGCGCACCATGCTGAGCCAGAAGCCGCCGATCCGCGTGATCTGCCCGGGCCGCACCTACCGCATCGATTCGGACGCGACCCACACGCCGCAATTCCACCAGGTCGAAGGGCTCGTCATCGACAAGCATTCGCATCTCGGCCACCTCAAATGGATCCTGCACGAGTTCTGCAAGGCGTTCTTCGAGGTCGACCACATCAACATGCGTTTCCGTCCCTCGTTCTTCCCGTTCACCGAGCCGTCGCTGGAAGTCGACTTGCAGTGCCGCCGCGACAAGAACGAGATCCGCTTCGGCGAGGGCGAGGATTGGATGGAGATTCTCGGCTGCGGCATGGTGCACCCGAACGTGCTGCGCGCCTGCGGCATCGATCCCGACGAGTACCAGGGCTTTGCCTGGGGCATGGGCATCGACCGCATCGCCATGCTGAAATACGGCATCGCCGATCTGCGCCAGCTGTTCGACAGCGACGTCCGCTGGCTCAACCATTACGGCTTCAAGCCGCTCGAAGTGCCGACACTCGCGGGAGGGCTGAGCTCGTGA